A portion of the Stigmatella aurantiaca DW4/3-1 genome contains these proteins:
- a CDS encoding AAA family ATPase, with protein sequence MSELLSPAEVQGAAEVAAQLKKGLCQVLLDQETVVEQVVVAVLARGHVLLEGLPGLGKTELCKALARLLGLPFRRIQFTPDLLPGDITGTYVLEGEGRREFTFREGPLFANVVLADEINRSSPKTQSALLEAMQERSVTVLGQTRPLPEPFFVLATQNPIELEGTYPLPEAQLDRFLFRVQVPPVGARTLTTLLTTRVRGAPPVLQPLLDAQRLAGLFAAVDRVHLPVPVADFIGRLVEASDPRQPQAPDTVRRLVRYGASPRAALALAAAGRALSLMRGKPNVGFDEVVATAPAIFNHRLVLAYEASLEKVASTDVIHALLQAVPEVPRG encoded by the coding sequence GTGTCTGAGCTCTTGAGTCCCGCCGAGGTGCAGGGCGCGGCGGAGGTGGCAGCCCAACTGAAGAAGGGCCTCTGCCAGGTGTTGCTGGATCAGGAGACGGTCGTCGAGCAGGTGGTGGTGGCGGTGCTCGCGCGGGGGCACGTGCTGCTGGAGGGACTTCCCGGGCTCGGAAAGACCGAGCTGTGCAAGGCGCTCGCGCGGCTCCTGGGCCTGCCCTTCCGCCGCATTCAGTTCACCCCGGATCTGCTGCCGGGCGACATCACCGGCACCTACGTGCTGGAGGGCGAAGGCCGCCGCGAGTTCACCTTCCGCGAGGGCCCTCTCTTCGCCAACGTCGTCCTCGCCGATGAGATCAACCGCTCCAGTCCCAAAACCCAGTCGGCCCTCCTGGAGGCGATGCAGGAGCGCAGCGTGACGGTGCTGGGCCAGACGCGCCCCCTGCCCGAGCCCTTCTTCGTGCTCGCCACGCAGAACCCCATCGAGCTGGAGGGCACCTATCCCCTGCCCGAGGCCCAGCTCGATCGTTTCCTCTTCCGGGTGCAGGTTCCCCCCGTGGGGGCCCGGACGCTCACCACCCTGCTCACCACCCGCGTGCGCGGGGCGCCCCCCGTGTTGCAGCCACTGCTCGATGCGCAGCGGCTGGCGGGGCTCTTCGCCGCCGTGGATCGCGTGCACCTGCCCGTGCCCGTGGCGGACTTCATCGGCCGGCTCGTGGAAGCCTCGGATCCCCGCCAGCCCCAGGCCCCGGACACCGTGCGCCGCCTGGTCCGCTATGGGGCGTCGCCCCGGGCCGCGCTCGCGCTCGCCGCCGCGGGCCGGGCGCTCTCACTGATGCGCGGCAAGCCCAACGTGGGCTTCGACGAGGTGGTGGCCACCGCGCCCGCGATCTTCAACCACCGGCTCGTGCTCGCCTACGAGGCCTCGCTGGAGAAGGTGGCCTCCACCGATGTCATCCACGCCCTGCTCCAGGCCGTGCCCGAGGTGCCTCGTGGGTAA
- a CDS encoding MotA/TolQ/ExbB proton channel family protein, translating into MLSMFLFAQLAPPEQVGWLSRKLLGVTLTSAEWVLWLLVILSVLSLALMLERAVYFSTHRLPDSEALAVKLARGEFEAVRAAIQGRKGMEAAVIREGLASSAQGADTVEEVIASTVARERPQYERYLSFLGTLGNNAPFIGLFGTVLGIIKAFHDLGTASVKGAAIQETVMAGISEALVATAVGLAVAIPAVVAFNVFNRQLKTLTSRTNALGHALVASLRAERPKASTGEGL; encoded by the coding sequence ATGTTGTCCATGTTCCTTTTCGCCCAGCTCGCCCCACCGGAACAGGTGGGATGGCTCAGCAGAAAGCTGTTGGGCGTCACGCTCACCAGCGCCGAGTGGGTGCTCTGGCTCCTGGTCATCCTGTCCGTGCTCTCCCTCGCCCTCATGCTCGAGCGCGCCGTCTACTTCAGCACCCACCGGCTGCCAGACTCGGAGGCGCTGGCGGTGAAGCTGGCCCGGGGCGAGTTCGAGGCGGTGCGCGCGGCCATCCAGGGCCGCAAGGGCATGGAGGCGGCCGTCATCCGCGAGGGGCTGGCCTCCTCCGCCCAGGGCGCCGACACCGTCGAGGAGGTGATTGCCTCCACCGTCGCCCGCGAGCGCCCCCAGTACGAGCGGTACCTGTCGTTCCTGGGCACGCTGGGCAACAACGCGCCCTTCATCGGGCTGTTCGGCACGGTGCTCGGCATCATCAAGGCGTTTCATGATCTCGGCACCGCCAGCGTGAAGGGCGCCGCCATCCAGGAGACGGTGATGGCGGGCATCTCCGAGGCGCTCGTGGCCACGGCGGTGGGCCTGGCCGTCGCCATCCCCGCCGTGGTGGCCTTCAACGTCTTCAACCGCCAGCTCAAGACGCTCACCAGCCGCACCAACGCCCTGGGCCATGCCCTGGTCGCCAGCCTGCGCGCCGAGCGCCCCAAGGCCTCCACGGGAGAGGGGCTCTAG
- a CDS encoding ExbD/TolR family protein translates to MAGGAQDNDEEITGINVTPLVDVVLVLLIIFMVTANFIVRETVEVDLPRAANGGETVQGLVNVVLDKDGKLFFDGLELSEAELSRKVTEAVAKDKDTRAIISADQSIPYGQVMRLIDVVKGQGIAKFALNIQKDAAPVPKAAPSAP, encoded by the coding sequence ATGGCGGGCGGCGCGCAGGACAATGACGAGGAGATCACCGGCATCAACGTCACGCCGCTGGTGGACGTGGTGCTGGTGCTGCTCATCATCTTCATGGTGACGGCCAACTTCATCGTGCGCGAGACGGTGGAGGTGGACCTGCCCCGGGCCGCCAACGGCGGCGAGACGGTGCAGGGGCTGGTCAACGTGGTGCTCGACAAGGACGGGAAGCTCTTCTTCGACGGCTTGGAGCTGTCCGAGGCGGAGCTGTCGCGCAAGGTGACCGAGGCGGTGGCCAAGGACAAGGACACCCGGGCCATCATCAGCGCGGATCAGTCCATCCCCTACGGCCAGGTGATGCGGCTCATCGACGTGGTGAAGGGCCAGGGCATCGCCAAGTTCGCCCTCAACATCCAGAAGGACGCAGCGCCTGTGCCCAAGGCCGCGCCCTCGGCGCCCTGA
- a CDS encoding energy transducer TonB — translation MSQVALDSPLPPRRSSHWAMVFVLVSVALHGLGLVLLSRLKERPPPALTKPVELVMVEVEKPPPPPPEPPKEEPPPPPPPPKVKAPPKPPAVKMAELEKPPPPPPEQAPPPPNEPPPETPPKPVPLVVGISMSSTTSAGGFAAPVGNTAYGKADGKATAPQEVKAYSAPKYTPIYQVDSEPRVLSEVKIPYPDEARRAGIEGTVTLSITVDLEGKVVSVKVISGPGYGLNEAARDAIRRFRFKPAVKGGEAVSTEMKYAYTFLLD, via the coding sequence ATGAGCCAGGTGGCCCTCGACAGTCCTCTTCCGCCCCGGCGCTCCTCGCACTGGGCGATGGTGTTCGTGCTCGTCTCGGTGGCGCTGCACGGGTTGGGGCTGGTGCTGCTCAGCCGCCTGAAGGAGCGCCCGCCCCCCGCCCTGACCAAGCCGGTGGAGCTGGTGATGGTGGAGGTGGAGAAGCCGCCGCCGCCTCCTCCTGAGCCGCCCAAGGAAGAGCCGCCTCCGCCGCCCCCGCCTCCGAAGGTGAAGGCGCCCCCCAAGCCACCCGCGGTGAAGATGGCCGAGTTGGAGAAGCCACCGCCGCCGCCCCCCGAGCAGGCGCCGCCCCCGCCCAACGAGCCGCCCCCCGAGACGCCTCCCAAGCCGGTGCCCCTCGTGGTGGGCATCTCCATGTCCTCCACCACCAGCGCTGGAGGCTTTGCCGCCCCCGTGGGCAACACCGCCTACGGCAAGGCCGACGGCAAGGCGACGGCGCCGCAGGAGGTGAAGGCCTACTCGGCCCCCAAGTACACCCCCATCTACCAGGTGGACTCCGAGCCCCGGGTGCTCTCCGAGGTGAAGATCCCCTACCCGGACGAGGCCCGGCGCGCCGGCATCGAGGGCACGGTGACGCTCTCCATCACCGTGGACCTGGAGGGAAAGGTCGTCAGCGTCAAGGTCATCTCCGGTCCAGGCTACGGGCTCAACGAGGCGGCGCGGGATGCCATCCGGCGCTTCCGCTTCAAGCCCGCCGTCAAGGGAGGCGAGGCCGTCTCCACCGAGATGAAGTACGCCTATACCTTCCTGCTGGACTAA
- a CDS encoding MarR family winged helix-turn-helix transcriptional regulator — MAGEQKKSPASSEERLAREAWAPLFELIQEQMRHFPALAAEFELSPVQAHVLRMLGCGPQPMSALADYLSCDASNVTGLVDRLEGRGLMERRSAEHDRRVKLLCLTEAGRALRQRLQERMLEPPEVIVALTSQEKRSLRDILSQAMERLAAQKPQGRSARGDASFPGAREG; from the coding sequence ATGGCAGGTGAGCAAAAGAAGTCCCCAGCCTCGTCCGAAGAGCGGCTGGCGCGTGAGGCGTGGGCCCCCCTGTTCGAACTCATCCAGGAGCAGATGCGTCACTTCCCGGCGTTGGCGGCGGAGTTCGAGCTGTCGCCCGTGCAGGCGCACGTGCTGCGCATGTTGGGGTGTGGGCCCCAGCCCATGAGCGCGTTGGCCGACTACCTGTCGTGTGATGCGTCCAACGTGACGGGCCTGGTGGATCGCCTGGAGGGGCGGGGGTTGATGGAGCGCCGCAGCGCCGAGCATGACCGGCGGGTGAAGCTGTTGTGTCTGACGGAGGCGGGCCGGGCGCTGAGGCAGCGGCTCCAGGAGCGCATGCTGGAGCCCCCCGAGGTCATCGTGGCCCTCACGTCCCAGGAGAAGCGCTCGTTGAGGGACATCCTCTCGCAGGCGATGGAGCGGCTGGCGGCGCAGAAGCCCCAGGGCCGGAGCGCCCGGGGAGATGCCTCCTTCCCAGGGGCGCGCGAGGGTTAG
- a CDS encoding DUF547 domain-containing protein has protein sequence MAALALHRHRRWLLFVLFFLVPVLSATGGLYVYGLLPAPVPRPEAPFGYAGYARALRHVKPDGDVDISALGRQRAELDAFVRSLASFSPHSHPELFAEAEEALAYWLNAHTALLLQAVVDGYPALESVKGPCAGSFFWSRSWPVGGQRLTLWALEHRILLREFADPRIHLALFRGTRGGPALEGVPFEPDFLDAQLNDATRRFMGDKRHVRLEGTTVHLAQVFKTRQEDFLAALPAGRSGNVLQFVWAFLPDTCTERYGCDTRSDLDRACGPALDRCQVAYLPEDETLPDAAVPPPR, from the coding sequence GTGGCCGCCCTCGCTCTCCACCGCCACCGCCGGTGGCTGCTCTTCGTCCTCTTCTTCTTGGTGCCCGTGCTCTCGGCCACGGGGGGACTGTACGTGTACGGACTGCTTCCCGCGCCCGTGCCCCGCCCGGAGGCCCCCTTCGGTTATGCCGGCTACGCACGGGCGCTGCGGCACGTGAAGCCCGACGGGGACGTGGACATCTCCGCCCTGGGCCGGCAGCGCGCGGAGCTGGATGCCTTCGTCCGCTCGCTCGCCTCCTTCTCGCCCCACTCCCACCCGGAGCTCTTCGCCGAGGCCGAGGAGGCACTGGCCTACTGGCTCAATGCCCATACCGCGCTGCTGCTCCAGGCGGTGGTGGATGGCTACCCCGCGCTGGAGAGCGTGAAGGGCCCCTGCGCCGGGAGCTTCTTCTGGAGCCGCTCCTGGCCGGTGGGCGGCCAGCGGCTGACGCTGTGGGCGCTGGAGCACCGCATCCTCTTGCGGGAGTTCGCCGATCCGCGCATCCACCTGGCCCTCTTCCGGGGCACGCGGGGCGGCCCCGCGCTGGAGGGCGTGCCCTTCGAGCCGGACTTCCTCGACGCGCAGCTCAACGACGCCACCCGCCGCTTCATGGGCGACAAGCGCCACGTGCGGCTGGAGGGCACCACCGTCCACCTGGCCCAGGTCTTCAAGACCCGCCAGGAGGACTTCCTCGCCGCCCTGCCCGCGGGCCGCAGCGGCAACGTGCTCCAGTTCGTCTGGGCCTTCCTGCCGGACACGTGCACCGAGCGCTATGGCTGCGACACCCGGAGTGATTTGGACCGCGCCTGCGGGCCCGCCCTGGATCGCTGCCAGGTGGCCTATCTCCCCGAGGACGAGACGCTGCCGGATGCGGCCGTTCCCCCGCCGCGGTGA
- a CDS encoding Gfo/Idh/MocA family protein, translating into MTAKRIRVGIIGTGFARSTQVPAFQACPGVEVVSIASSRVERAETVARDLGIPHGAGDWREVVDNPQVDLVSIVTPPHLHHAMALAALQAGKAVLCEKPTSLDAAEAEIMWLAAEQRGTLALLDHELRFLPSRQRMRELVQSGELGTLYHARVYYRSDNRAGPERAWDWWSDMSRGGGLLGAIGSHAVDSLRFVLGREPLEVMGMMSTHVTTRLDEHTRESRVVTSDDEIQALMGFGGELTAAVSLSSVEPGEPLHGMEVYGSKGGLRVVGETLWHSPVGSRQWAPVALPAPESLPEGMPDNEWARGFLHYARALTGTLGSGARALPGAATFEDGWRNMRVLDAVRRSHSERRWVSISNR; encoded by the coding sequence ATGACGGCAAAGCGCATTCGGGTCGGTATCATCGGCACGGGCTTTGCTCGCTCCACCCAGGTTCCCGCCTTTCAGGCGTGTCCCGGGGTGGAGGTGGTGTCCATCGCCAGTTCCCGGGTCGAGCGCGCGGAGACAGTGGCGCGCGACCTGGGCATTCCCCACGGCGCGGGGGACTGGCGCGAGGTGGTGGACAACCCCCAGGTGGACCTCGTCAGCATCGTGACGCCGCCGCACTTGCACCACGCCATGGCCCTGGCGGCGTTGCAGGCGGGCAAGGCGGTGCTGTGCGAGAAGCCCACGTCGCTGGATGCGGCGGAGGCGGAAATCATGTGGCTGGCGGCCGAGCAGCGCGGGACGCTGGCGCTGCTGGACCATGAGCTGCGCTTCCTGCCGTCGCGCCAGCGGATGCGGGAGCTCGTCCAGTCCGGGGAGCTCGGCACGCTGTACCACGCCCGTGTGTACTACCGGAGCGACAACCGGGCGGGCCCCGAGCGGGCCTGGGACTGGTGGTCGGACATGTCGCGGGGCGGAGGGTTGCTGGGGGCCATCGGCTCGCACGCGGTGGACTCGCTGCGCTTCGTGCTGGGGCGCGAGCCGCTGGAGGTGATGGGGATGATGTCCACACACGTCACCACCCGGCTGGATGAGCACACCCGGGAGTCCCGGGTCGTCACCTCCGATGATGAGATCCAGGCCCTGATGGGCTTTGGCGGGGAGCTCACCGCGGCGGTGAGCCTCTCGTCGGTGGAGCCCGGAGAGCCGCTGCACGGGATGGAGGTGTACGGCTCGAAGGGCGGGCTGCGCGTGGTGGGGGAGACATTGTGGCACTCCCCGGTGGGCAGCCGGCAATGGGCGCCGGTGGCGCTGCCCGCGCCCGAGTCCTTGCCGGAGGGCATGCCGGACAACGAGTGGGCCCGGGGGTTCCTGCACTATGCCCGGGCGCTCACGGGGACGCTGGGCAGTGGGGCCCGGGCCCTCCCCGGCGCGGCCACGTTCGAGGATGGGTGGCGCAACATGCGCGTGCTGGATGCCGTGCGGCGCTCTCACTCGGAGCGCCGCTGGGTGTCCATCTCGAACCGCTGA